The Bacteroidota bacterium genome contains the following window.
TTCGTAGTTAGCGATAGCAGACCGCAGTAATTTTTCGAGACGCCCTGCTGCTTCTTTATCTGTGAATCTCAGAATATTCAATGCTTTGAAAACTTCTTTCCCGCGGATAAGATCTGCGCAGAGGCGCATCTTTCTCGGGGAAGTGGGAACATTCCGGAGACTTGCGATATAAGTGGTCTTCATCGCTTCTTTACGTGCATTCGCTACGAGTTCTTTTCTGCGTGCCATTTGAAAAACTTTCAGTTAGTTATGCTGTTGTTGCTGTACTGGTTGCTTTGTCTTTGTTTCCGGAATGACCACGGAAAGTGCGCGTAGGCGCGAATTCCCCGAGACGATGTCCGACCATATTTTCAGTTACATAAACAGGAATAAATTTATTTCCGTTATGCACCGCGAACGTATGTCCGACGAAATCCGGTGTGATCATAGAACGGCGTGACCAGGTTTTGATCGCCTGTTTTTTTGAGCCGGCATTCATAGCGACAATTTTCTTGTCGAGTTTCGGATCAACGAAAGGACCTTTCTTAAGTGAACGTGCCATTGTATTTCTTTTAAACTCTTATTAATTATTTTTTACGTCGTTCAATGATGTACCTGTTAGAGGCTTTTTTAAGTGAACGTGTTTTCAAACCTTTTGCTTTCAAACCTTTTCTTGATCTTGGATGCCCGCCTGATGCACGTCCTTCTCCTCCTCCCATTGGGTGGTCGACCGGATTCATAGCTACTCCACGATTTCTTGGGCGGCGACCAAGCCAGCGGTTGCGTCCGGCTTTACCATGCTTCTGAAGATTATGATCGCTATTGGAAACCGATCCGATAGTTGCAAGACAGGTAACCAGCACCATTCTGGTTTCACCAGAAGGCATCCGAAGAACGGCGAAGCGTCCTTCACGTGCGCTCAACTGAGCATACGATCCTGCACTGCGCGCAATTTTCGCACCTTGTCCGGGACGCAATTCAATATTATGAACGATGGTTCCAAGCGGAACATCAGAAAGAAAAAGTGCATTACCTACATCAGGATTGGCTTTTTTCCCGGCCATTACTTGCTGCCCAACTTTCAATCCATTCGGAGCTATGATGTATCGCTTCTCTCCGTCTTTATAAACTACGAGCGCAATTCTTGCAGAACGATTCGGATCATATTCGATTGTTTTCACTGTTCCTGCAATGTCGTGTTTGTCTCTTTTGAAATCGACAAGGCGATAAAGTTTTTTATGACCGCCACCGATATAACGCATGGTCATTTTACCAGTAGTATTTCTTCCACCTGTACGTTTATGTGTTGTCAACAAACTTTTTTCCGGCGTATCTGTGGTAATGTCATCCATCGTAACAGTGATACGATGACGCATTGCTGGAGTGAGCGGACGATATTTTCTGAGTGTCATTTCCTGTTTTATTTATCAGAGATTACTATAGAAATCAATCATGTCACCTTTCTTAAGTGTAACGATTGCTTTTTTATTACGATTGGCCACGCCGATCTGCATACCACTTTTTGTGTAACGCGAACGCACTTTGCCGATATAATTCATCGTGTTGACCGACTTAACTGTGACACCATAAGTTTTTTCAACTGCTTTCTTGATATCGAGTTTGTTTGCTTTTTTCTGAACGACAAATCCGTACCGGCCTGTTTTTTCCGCGTTGGCGGTCAGTTTTTCTGTGATGATCGGTTTTACAAGAACGCTCATGGCTTAATTTTTAAGAAGATTTTCGAGAGTTGCAATAGAACTTTCGGACAAGAGAAGATTTCCGGCATTAAGAATATCGTAAGTAGTGAGTTCTGCTGCAAGCAGAACTTTTGCACGATTCAAGTTACGTGAGGAGAGATACACATTCTCATTCCTGCTGCCAAGAACAAGTAATGTTTTCTTCTCGGCGAGTTTCATGTTATTCAGAAACTCATTGTATTTACTGGTCTTAGGTGCGTCAAAGTTCAGGTCTTCTACAACTGTGATATTATTTTCTTTTGCTTTATAGGAAAGTGCGGATTTGCGCGCAAGCGATTTTACTTTCTTATTTAATTTAAAATCGTAATCGCGTGGCCGTGGACCGAACACTCTTCCGCCCCCGCGGAATAAAGGAGATTTCATACTTCCCGCACGTGCGCCCCCGGTACCTTTCTGACGCTTGAGTTTCTTAGTGGTGCGCGCAATATCGGCGCGCTCTTTCGACTTGTGAGTACCCTGGCGCTTTGCGGCAAGGAACTGTTTGACGTCAAGATAAATGGCGTGATCATTCGGTTCAATAGCGAACACAGCATCACTTAGCTTTACCTTTTTTGATGTTGCTTTTCCGTCCTGATTATAAACTGCGAGTTCCATATTATTTGCGGATAAGAACGTATGAACCTTTTGAACCGGTAACTGAACCTTTAACTACAAGAAGATTTTTTTCCGGCATAATTTTCACTATTTCGAGATTCTGAATATTTACCTGATTACCACCCATCCTTCCCCCCATGCGCATGCCCGGCATAACGCGCGCTGCATTCGATGAATTGCCCAGAGATCCCGGTGCACGGTTCCGATCATGTTGCCCGTGTGTATTTCCGCCTACACCACTGAATCCATGACGTTTTACAACACCCTGGAATCCTTTACCCTTGGAAATTCCGCGAACATCAACCAGTTCACCTTCTTTGAAAAGTTCAACTGTGATCACGTCGCCTGCATTCTTCGTTTCTTCAAAACCGCGGAACTCAGCAACTTTTCTTTTAGGAGTTGTATTCGCTTTTTTGAAATGACCCTGCATTGATTTTGCAGTATGTTTTTCCTTCTTTTCGTCAAAGGCGAGTTGGAGTGCTTCATAGCCGTCCTTCTCCTTGGTTTTTACTTGCGTCACCACGCAAGGACCTGCCTCTATAATTGTGCATGGAACATATTTTCCATTGGCACCAAAGACACTGGTCATTCCGATTT
Protein-coding sequences here:
- the rplV gene encoding 50S ribosomal protein L22, which gives rise to MARRKELVANARKEAMKTTYIASLRNVPTSPRKMRLCADLIRGKEVFKALNILRFTDKEAAGRLEKLLRSAIANYEKKSGSTANADELFVKTIMVDSATILKRIQAAPQGRAHRLNKRSNHVTLIIDQITNA
- the rpsS gene encoding 30S ribosomal protein S19, with the translated sequence MARSLKKGPFVDPKLDKKIVAMNAGSKKQAIKTWSRRSMITPDFVGHTFAVHNGNKFIPVYVTENMVGHRLGEFAPTRTFRGHSGNKDKATSTATTA
- the rplB gene encoding 50S ribosomal protein L2; amino-acid sequence: MTLRKYRPLTPAMRHRITVTMDDITTDTPEKSLLTTHKRTGGRNTTGKMTMRYIGGGHKKLYRLVDFKRDKHDIAGTVKTIEYDPNRSARIALVVYKDGEKRYIIAPNGLKVGQQVMAGKKANPDVGNALFLSDVPLGTIVHNIELRPGQGAKIARSAGSYAQLSAREGRFAVLRMPSGETRMVLVTCLATIGSVSNSDHNLQKHGKAGRNRWLGRRPRNRGVAMNPVDHPMGGGEGRASGGHPRSRKGLKAKGLKTRSLKKASNRYIIERRKK
- the rplW gene encoding 50S ribosomal protein L23, coding for MSVLVKPIITEKLTANAEKTGRYGFVVQKKANKLDIKKAVEKTYGVTVKSVNTMNYIGKVRSRYTKSGMQIGVANRNKKAIVTLKKGDMIDFYSNL
- the rplD gene encoding 50S ribosomal protein L4; the encoded protein is MELAVYNQDGKATSKKVKLSDAVFAIEPNDHAIYLDVKQFLAAKRQGTHKSKERADIARTTKKLKRQKGTGGARAGSMKSPLFRGGGRVFGPRPRDYDFKLNKKVKSLARKSALSYKAKENNITVVEDLNFDAPKTSKYNEFLNNMKLAEKKTLLVLGSRNENVYLSSRNLNRAKVLLAAELTTYDILNAGNLLLSESSIATLENLLKN
- the rplC gene encoding 50S ribosomal protein L3, with amino-acid sequence MSGLIGKKIGMTSVFGANGKYVPCTIIEAGPCVVTQVKTKEKDGYEALQLAFDEKKEKHTAKSMQGHFKKANTTPKRKVAEFRGFEETKNAGDVITVELFKEGELVDVRGISKGKGFQGVVKRHGFSGVGGNTHGQHDRNRAPGSLGNSSNAARVMPGMRMGGRMGGNQVNIQNLEIVKIMPEKNLLVVKGSVTGSKGSYVLIRK